The following proteins come from a genomic window of Sorghum bicolor cultivar BTx623 chromosome 3, Sorghum_bicolor_NCBIv3, whole genome shotgun sequence:
- the LOC8078745 gene encoding probable WRKY transcription factor 72, with translation MEVAVERPPPAPQVKAEEKRPDAKPEIAARPPMVGSALPIVFESFPSTQRDAAGGINVKQEERRLEAARAEMGEVREENERLKSMLSRIVSQYQSLQMHFLDVVKVQEQASSAAKVAEKKLPVAPAPAPNPGTDDDGPDDLVSLSLGTRANSGGAPRRKGHERSSSSSGTAETTTAADADDQGHHQLSLGLGFARGNGLPSSTTTATDDDKASHASTAPVLNLTSDSSGSADDNDDAKPALAAAGTARKSPSAGAGAGDRSADDEVQQQAKKARVSVRVKCDTPTMPDGCQWRKYGQKISKGNPCPRAYYRCTVAAHCPVRKQVQRCAEDTSILITTYEGAHNHPLTPAATAMASTTSAAVAMLTSGSTTSAASASLVHGHGHPLPAAAGLFGPTTMVSTAASCPTITLDLTSPAAPHSLMHSSPYAAAAAAAAAAGFESKAFPAAWSNGYLAYGGAHPSYYSKSSTSPALGHLFGGSLGVPSRPEQLYAQSYLQRASSLGGGHGAVAPAAVTDTLAKAITSDPSFQSALAAAITSVMGRGGAAAAQK, from the exons ATGGAGGTCGCCGTCGAaaggccgccgccggcgccgcaggTGAAGGCGGAGGAGAAGAGACCCGACGCCAAGCCAGAGATCGCCGCCCGGCCACCG ATGGTAGGAAGCGCTCTTCCGATAGTCTTCGAAAGCTTTCCATCGACGCAAAGAGACGCGGCCGGCGGCATCAACGTCAAGCAGGAGGAACGCAGGCTGGAGGCGGCCAGGGCGGAGATGGGCGAGGTGAGGgaggagaacgagcgcctcaagTCGATGCTGTCCCGCATCGTCAGCCAGTACCAGTCCCTGCAGATGCACTTCCTCGACGTCGTCAAGGTGCAGGAGCAAGCATCGTCTGCAGCCAAGGTGGCCGAGAAGAAGCTCCCCgtcgcgccggcgccggcgccgaatCCCGGCACCGACGACGACGGCCCCGACGACCTCGTCTCCCTGAGCCTCGGCACCAGGGCAAATAGCGGTGGCGCACCCCGCCGCAAGGGGCACGAGaggtcgtcgtcctcgtccggCACCGCTGAGACAACCACCGCCGCCGACGCTGATGACCAAGGCCACCACCAGCTCTCCCTCGGTCTTGGTTTCGCGCGCGGAAACGGGCTGCCGTCGTCCACCACGACGGCCACGGACGACGACAAGGCGAGCCACGCGTCCACGGCGCCCGTCCTGAACCTGACCTCCGACAGCAGCGGCAGTGCCGACGACAACGACGACGCCAAGCCTGCCCTGGCGGCCGCGGGCACAGCCCGTAAGAGCCCGagcgccggtgccggtgccggagACAGATCAGCTGACGATGAGGTGCAGCAGCAGGCCAAGAAGGCTAGGGTTTCCGTCAGGGTCAAATGCGACACTCCCACG ATGCCCGATGGCTGCCAATGGCGCAAGTACGGGCAGAAGATCTCCAAGGGGAACCCGTGCCCGCGCGCCTACTACCGCTGCACGGTGGCGGCGCACTGCCCGGTGAGAAAGCAGGTGCAGCGGTGCGCGGAGGACACGTCGATCCTGATCACCACGTACGAGGGCGCGCACAATCACCCGCTAACGCCGGCGGCGACGGCCATGGCGTCCACGACCTCCGCGGCGGTGGCCATGCTCACCTCGGGCTCCACCACCTCCGCCGCCTCGGCCTCGCTcgtccacggccacggccacccGCTGCCGGCCGCCGCCGGGCTGTTCGGCCCCACCACCATGGTCTCCACCGCCGCGTCCTGCCCCACCATCACGCTCGACCTCACCTCCCCCGCCGCGCCGCACTCCCTCATGCACTCCTCGCCctacgccgccgccgcagcagcagcagcagcagcggggtTCGAGTCCAAGGCGTTCCCGGCGGCGTGGAGCAACGGGTACCTGGCGTACGGCGGCGCCCACCCGTCCTACTACTCCAAGAGCTCGACGTCGCCGGCTCTGGGGCACCTGTTCGGTGGAAGCCTGGGCGTGCCATCGAGACCGGAACAGCTGTACGCCCAGTCGTACCTGCAGAGAGCCAGCAGCCtgggcggcggccatggcgcggtGGCGCCGGCGGCCGTCACGGACACGCTCGCGAAGGCGATCACGTCCGATCCGAGCTTCCAGTCCGCCCTGGCCGCGGCGATCACGTCCGTCATGGGCCGCGGCGGGGCCGCTGCTGCCCAGAAGTGA